Proteins encoded in a region of the Marmota flaviventris isolate mMarFla1 chromosome 3, mMarFla1.hap1, whole genome shotgun sequence genome:
- the Timeless gene encoding protein timeless homolog isoform X2, with product MQSDLLPILTQHHKDKPLFDAVIRLMVNLTQPALLCFSSVPKEPSMRHHFIQVLTYLQAYKEAFANEKTFGILSETLYELLQLGWEERQEEDNLLIERILLLVRNILHVPADFDQEKRIDDDASVHDQLLWAIHLSGLDDLLLFLASSPAEQQWSLHVLEIVSLMFRDQNPEQLAGVGQGRLAQERSTDVAELEVLRQREMAEKKTRALQRGNRHSRFGGSYIVQGLKSIGERDLIFHKGLHNLRNYSSDLGKQPRRVPRRRRAAQELSVQRRSALNVRLFLRDFCSEFLENCYNRLMGLVKDHLLREKAQQHDETYYMWALAFFMAFNRAASFQPGLVSETLSVRTFHFIEQNLTNYYEMMLTDRKEASSWARRMHLALKAYQELLATVNEMDMSPEEAVKESSRIIKNNIFYVMEYRELFLALFRKFDERCQPRSFLRDLVETTHLFLKMLERFCRNRGNLMVQNKRKKRKKKKKVLDQAVASGNVPHSPEELETMWLILAEQLQCCTQDPELNVESMVPFDAASEVPVEEQRAEAMVRIQDCLLSGRAPQALALLRSAREVWPEGDVFGSQNISPEEEMQLLKQILSAPLPRQQGREERGIEEEEEEEEEEELQVVQVSEKEFNFLDYLKRFACSTVVQAYVLLLRSYQQNSAHTNHCVVKMLHRLAHDLKMEALLFQLSVFCLFNRLLSDPAAGAYKELVTFAKYILGKFFALAAVNQKAFVELLFWKNTAVVREMTEGYGSLDDRSSSRRGPVWSPEEEAQLRELYLAHKDVEGQDVVEAILAHLNTVPRTRKQVIHHLVRLGLADSVKDFQRKGTNIVLWTEDQELELQRLFEEFQDSDDVLGHIMKNITAKRSRARIVDKLLALGLVAERRELYKKRRKKLVPSNMPKDEGSLQDFCQEDLQDEEPLPEEENEEDEEKEESLDAEQDQGGSFLSTENLGQGLHQEGFSAPLLWLHNCLIRAADDREEDGCSQAAPLVPLTEENEEAMENEQFRQLLYKLGIRPPVSGQETFWRIPAKLSPTQLRRAASALGQPEKEEKLQPELEPRDVGEQGSSEEHQAEALRALLLARKKKVDLAPSEVTSEEGTPGGKEQLKIATKKRHLLDSDEEQEEDEGRSKAPEMGAPILQKKKRFLIEDEDESD from the exons ATGCAGAGTGACCTCTTACCCATTCTTACCCAGCACCACAAGGATAAGCCTCTCTTTGATGCTGTTATCAG ACTGATGGTAAACTTGACACAACCAGCCTTGCTCTGTTTTAGCAGTGTGCCTAAGGAGCCCAGCATGCGCCACCACTTTATACAGGTGCTCACTTATCTACAGGCCTACAAAGAG GCCTTCGCCAATGAGAAGACTTTTGGAATCCTCAGTGAAACCTTGTATGAGCTGCTGCAACTG GGCTGGGAGGAACGACAGGAGGAAGACAACTTGCTGATTGAGCGGATCCTACTGCTGGTCAGAAATATTCTCCATGTTCCAGCTGACTTTGACCAAGAGAAG AGGATCGATGATGATGCCAGTGTCCATGACCAGCTTCTCTGGGCTATTCACCTTAGTGGCCTGGATGACCTTCTCCTCTTTTTGGCCAGCTCACCTGCCGAGCAACAGTGGAGCCTGCATGTACTAGAGATTGTCTCCCTTATGTTTCGTGATCAG AACCCTGAGCAGCTGGCAGGAGTAGGGCAGGGACGCTTAGCTCAGGAGCGGAGCACAGATGTGGCAGAACTGGAGGTGTTGCGCCAACGAGAGATGGCAGAGAAGAAGACTCGAGCCCTCCAACGAGGCAACAG GCATTCTCGATTTGGGGGCTCCTACATTGTCCAAGGGTTGAAATCCATTGGGGAGAGGGACCTCATCTTTCACAAAGGCCTTCACAAT CTTCGAAACTACAGTTCAGATTTGGGAAAGCAGCCCCGAAGGGTGCCCAGACGTCGCCGGGCTGCCCAGGAGCTGTCCGTTCAGCGCCGCTCTGCCCTCAATGTGAGACTCTTCCTCAGAGACTTCTGCTCTGAGTTCCTGGAGAACTGTTATAACCGGCTTATGGGTTTGGTAAAG gatCACCTGCTTCGAGAGAAAGCTCAGCAACATGATGAGACCTACTATATGTGGGCCTTGGCTTTCTTTATGGCCTTCAATCGAGCTGCCTCCTTTCAGCCAGGGTTGGTTTCAGAGACCCTCAGTGTCCGTACCTTCCATTTCATTGAGCAGAACCTCACCAACTACTATGAGATGATGCTGACTGACCGCAAGGAAGCCTCCTCCTGGGCACGACG GATGCACCTGGCTCTGAAAGCCTATCAGGAACTTCTGGCCACagtgaatgagatggacatgtCTCCAGAAGAGGCTGTGAAAGAGAGCAGCCGCATCATCAAGA ACAACATTTTCTATGTGATGGAGTATCGAGAACTATTCCTGGCACTCTTTCGAAAGTTTGATGAGAGATGCCAGCCCCGCTCCTTCCTTCGTGACTTGGTGGAAACCACCCACCTCTTCCTCAAGATGTTGGAACGGTTTTGTCGGAACCGTGGGAACCTGATGGTGCAG AACAAacgaaagaagagaaagaagaaaaagaaggttcTAGACCAGGCTGTTGCTTCTGGGAATGTTCCACATAGCCCAGAGGAGCTGGAGACTATGTGGCTGATCCTGGCTGAGCAGCTGCAGTGTTGTACCCAG GATCCTGAACTCAATGTAGAATCCATGGTTCCCTTTGATGCGGCCTCAGAAGTGCCAGTGGAAGAGCAGCGAGCAGAAGCCATGGTGCGGATACAAGACTGTCTCCTTTCTGGTCGGGCCCCACAGGCCCTGGCTCTATTGAGATCTGCCCG AGAAGTGTGGCCAGAAGGAGATGTATTTGGCTCTCAAAACATTTCCCCTGAGGAAGAGATGCAGTTGCTGAAACAAATCCTCTCTGCTCCACTGCCCC GACAGCAGGGGCGAGAGGAAAGAGgaatagaggaagaggaggaagaggaggaggaggaggagttgcaAGTCGTCCAggtgtcagagaaagagtttaaCTTCCTGGACTACCTGAAACG CTTTGCATGTTCAACTGTTGTGCAAGCCTATGTACTGCTGCTTCGGAGCTACCAGCAGAATAGTGCCCACACTAATCACTGTGTGGTCAAGATGCTGCACCGGCTGGCCCATGATCTCAAGATGGAAGCCCTGCTTTTCCAGCTCTCAGTCTTTTGCCTCTTTAATCGTCTGCTTAGTGACCCTGCTGCTGGAGCCTACAAA GAGCTAGTAACTTTTGCCAAGTACATTCTGGGCAAGTTCTTTGCACTGGCTGCAGTCAACCAGAAAGCCTTTGTGGAGCTTCTGTTCTGGAAGAACACAGCTGTGGTTCGAGAGATGACTGAGGGCTATGGTTCCCTGGATGACAG GTCTTCCAGTCGCAGAGGCCCTGTGTGGAGTCCTGAGGAAGAAGCTCAGCTTCGAGAATTATACCTTGCCCATAAGGATGTGGAAG GTCAGGATGTGGTAGAAGCCATCTTGGCACACCTGAATACTGTTCCAAGAACACGAAAGCAGGTCATCCACCACCTGGTACGGCTGGGACTAGCTGATAGTGTCAAAGATTTCCAAAG AAAAGGAACCAATATTGTATTGTGGACAGAAGATCAGGAGCTGGAGCTGCAACGGCTTTTTGAGGAGTTCCAGGATTCAGATG ATGTCCTTGGTCATATCATGAAGAATATAACAGCCAAACGCTCACGGGCTCGAATAGTGGATAAACTTCTGGCTCTGGGGCTGGTAGCTGAGAGGCGGGAGTTGTACAAGAAACGGAGGAAGAAATTGGTGCCCTCCAACATG CCCAAAGATGAGGGGTCCCTGCAAGATTTTTGTCAGGAAGATCTTCAAGATGAGGAACCCTTGCCAGAGGAAGAGAATGAGGAGgatgaagagaaagaggaaagctTGGATGCAGAACAAGACCAAGGTGGCTCATTTCTTTCAACTGAAAACCTTGGTCAAGGCCTACATCAAGAAG GCTTTTCTGCTCCCCTCCTATGGCTCCACAACTGCCTGATTCGAGCAGCAGATGATCGGGAAGAAGATG GCTGCTCCCAGGCAGCTCCACTGGTACCACTgacagaagaaaatgaggaagcaATGGAAAATGAACAGTTTCGGCAGTTACTGTACAAGCTAGGGATCCGGCCACCTGTCTCTGGTCAG GAAACTTTCTGGCGAATCCCAGCCAAACTGAGCCCTACTCAGCTCCGGAGAGCGGCATCTGCTTTGGGTCAaccagagaaggaggagaagctgCAGCCAGAACTAGAACCAAGAGACGTTGGAGAGCAAGGCTCCAGTGAGGAGCACCAAGCAGAAGCCCTGAGAGCCCTCTTGTTGGCCCGCAAAAAGAAAGTAGACCTTGCGCCCTCAGAGG TAACTTCAGAGGAAGGAACTCCTGGTGGGAAAGAGCAGCTAAAGATAGCAACCAAGAAGCGACACCTGCTGGACAGTGATGAGGAACAGGAGGAAGACGAGGGTAGAAGCAAAG CACCAGAGATGGGAGCGCCAATACTCCAAAAGAAGAAACGGTTTCTGATTGAAGATGAAGATGAGAGTGACTGA
- the LOC114083910 gene encoding apolipoprotein F-like encodes MTQAMLFLCCVFLSSVAGFPRRTQNEALKLQPSFTETEHPTQELSSQLPVPDPSTCQDLLHTVPSLAPLPEHVSNLALSVVLEDVGCPAEAHYLQLQLIRVGGKDLTETLIHESQKHTQEERTGNNEAILRDLGGVSGELRRVQRSVTLPEVCASGHGWVMYETAALMIKFAEKLPSTELVREFKSAAITVTEKCTDESWEYLEEIGKRLIKSPDIKDVTLPIEDEIYFFVQITILLKRVILDWLQKFFQAHFG; translated from the coding sequence ATGACCCAAGCCATGCTATTCCTTTGCTGTGTCTTCCTGTCCTCAGTGGCTGGCTTTCCAAGAAGAACCCAGAATGAGGCCCTGAAGCTCCAGCCATCTTTCACAGAGACTGAGCACCCAACACAAGAGCTCTCTAGCCAGCTTCCTGTCCCAGATCCCAGCACCTGCCAGGATCTCTTGCACACAGTCCCGTCCTTAGCCCCTCTGCCTGAGCACGTGTCCAATTTAGCTCTGAGCGTGGTCCTGGAGGACGTTGGCTGCCCAGCTGAGGCTCACTATCTGCAGCTTCAGCTTATTAGGGTGGGAGGAAAGGACCTCACTGAAACCCTCATCCATGAGAGCCAAAAGCATACTCAGGAAGAAAGAACTGGCAATAATGAGGCCATTCTGAGGGATTTGGGGGGAGTGTCAGGGGAGCTGAGGAGGGTCCAACGCTCAGTTACCCTGCCTGAGGTATGTGCCTCTGGCCATGGGTGGGTGATGTATGAGACAGCAGCACTGATGATTAAATTTGCTGAGAAACTCCCTTCCACTGAGTTGGTAAGAGAGTTCAAGTCTGCTGCCATCACTGTTACTGAGAAGTGCACGGATGAGTCCTGGGAGTATTTAGAGGAAATAGGCAAAAGGCTGATAAAAAGTCCAGACATTAAGGATGTCACACTTCCTATAGAAGATGAGATATACTTTTTTGTTCAAATAACAATCCTTCTGAAACGTGTTATTTTAGACTGGCTCCAGAAATTTTTTCAGGCTCACTTTGGGTAG
- the Timeless gene encoding protein timeless homolog isoform X1 — protein MDLYMMNCELLATCSALGYLEGDTYHKEPDCLESVKDLIRYLRHEDETRDVRQQLGAFQIMQSDLLPILTQHHKDKPLFDAVIRLMVNLTQPALLCFSSVPKEPSMRHHFIQVLTYLQAYKEAFANEKTFGILSETLYELLQLGWEERQEEDNLLIERILLLVRNILHVPADFDQEKRIDDDASVHDQLLWAIHLSGLDDLLLFLASSPAEQQWSLHVLEIVSLMFRDQNPEQLAGVGQGRLAQERSTDVAELEVLRQREMAEKKTRALQRGNRHSRFGGSYIVQGLKSIGERDLIFHKGLHNLRNYSSDLGKQPRRVPRRRRAAQELSVQRRSALNVRLFLRDFCSEFLENCYNRLMGLVKDHLLREKAQQHDETYYMWALAFFMAFNRAASFQPGLVSETLSVRTFHFIEQNLTNYYEMMLTDRKEASSWARRMHLALKAYQELLATVNEMDMSPEEAVKESSRIIKNNIFYVMEYRELFLALFRKFDERCQPRSFLRDLVETTHLFLKMLERFCRNRGNLMVQNKRKKRKKKKKVLDQAVASGNVPHSPEELETMWLILAEQLQCCTQDPELNVESMVPFDAASEVPVEEQRAEAMVRIQDCLLSGRAPQALALLRSAREVWPEGDVFGSQNISPEEEMQLLKQILSAPLPRQQGREERGIEEEEEEEEEEELQVVQVSEKEFNFLDYLKRFACSTVVQAYVLLLRSYQQNSAHTNHCVVKMLHRLAHDLKMEALLFQLSVFCLFNRLLSDPAAGAYKELVTFAKYILGKFFALAAVNQKAFVELLFWKNTAVVREMTEGYGSLDDRSSSRRGPVWSPEEEAQLRELYLAHKDVEGQDVVEAILAHLNTVPRTRKQVIHHLVRLGLADSVKDFQRKGTNIVLWTEDQELELQRLFEEFQDSDDVLGHIMKNITAKRSRARIVDKLLALGLVAERRELYKKRRKKLVPSNMPKDEGSLQDFCQEDLQDEEPLPEEENEEDEEKEESLDAEQDQGGSFLSTENLGQGLHQEGFSAPLLWLHNCLIRAADDREEDGCSQAAPLVPLTEENEEAMENEQFRQLLYKLGIRPPVSGQETFWRIPAKLSPTQLRRAASALGQPEKEEKLQPELEPRDVGEQGSSEEHQAEALRALLLARKKKVDLAPSEVTSEEGTPGGKEQLKIATKKRHLLDSDEEQEEDEGRSKAPEMGAPILQKKKRFLIEDEDESD, from the exons ATGGACTTGTACATGATGAACTGTGAACTTCTAGCCACGTGTAGTGCCCTTGGGTACTTGGAGGGAGACACTTATCACAAAGAACCAGATTGTTTAG AGAGTGTGAAGGATTTGATCCGGTACTTGAGGCATGAAGATGAGACGAGAGATGTGCGGCAGCAGCTAGGAGCATTCCAGATAATGCAGAGTGACCTCTTACCCATTCTTACCCAGCACCACAAGGATAAGCCTCTCTTTGATGCTGTTATCAG ACTGATGGTAAACTTGACACAACCAGCCTTGCTCTGTTTTAGCAGTGTGCCTAAGGAGCCCAGCATGCGCCACCACTTTATACAGGTGCTCACTTATCTACAGGCCTACAAAGAG GCCTTCGCCAATGAGAAGACTTTTGGAATCCTCAGTGAAACCTTGTATGAGCTGCTGCAACTG GGCTGGGAGGAACGACAGGAGGAAGACAACTTGCTGATTGAGCGGATCCTACTGCTGGTCAGAAATATTCTCCATGTTCCAGCTGACTTTGACCAAGAGAAG AGGATCGATGATGATGCCAGTGTCCATGACCAGCTTCTCTGGGCTATTCACCTTAGTGGCCTGGATGACCTTCTCCTCTTTTTGGCCAGCTCACCTGCCGAGCAACAGTGGAGCCTGCATGTACTAGAGATTGTCTCCCTTATGTTTCGTGATCAG AACCCTGAGCAGCTGGCAGGAGTAGGGCAGGGACGCTTAGCTCAGGAGCGGAGCACAGATGTGGCAGAACTGGAGGTGTTGCGCCAACGAGAGATGGCAGAGAAGAAGACTCGAGCCCTCCAACGAGGCAACAG GCATTCTCGATTTGGGGGCTCCTACATTGTCCAAGGGTTGAAATCCATTGGGGAGAGGGACCTCATCTTTCACAAAGGCCTTCACAAT CTTCGAAACTACAGTTCAGATTTGGGAAAGCAGCCCCGAAGGGTGCCCAGACGTCGCCGGGCTGCCCAGGAGCTGTCCGTTCAGCGCCGCTCTGCCCTCAATGTGAGACTCTTCCTCAGAGACTTCTGCTCTGAGTTCCTGGAGAACTGTTATAACCGGCTTATGGGTTTGGTAAAG gatCACCTGCTTCGAGAGAAAGCTCAGCAACATGATGAGACCTACTATATGTGGGCCTTGGCTTTCTTTATGGCCTTCAATCGAGCTGCCTCCTTTCAGCCAGGGTTGGTTTCAGAGACCCTCAGTGTCCGTACCTTCCATTTCATTGAGCAGAACCTCACCAACTACTATGAGATGATGCTGACTGACCGCAAGGAAGCCTCCTCCTGGGCACGACG GATGCACCTGGCTCTGAAAGCCTATCAGGAACTTCTGGCCACagtgaatgagatggacatgtCTCCAGAAGAGGCTGTGAAAGAGAGCAGCCGCATCATCAAGA ACAACATTTTCTATGTGATGGAGTATCGAGAACTATTCCTGGCACTCTTTCGAAAGTTTGATGAGAGATGCCAGCCCCGCTCCTTCCTTCGTGACTTGGTGGAAACCACCCACCTCTTCCTCAAGATGTTGGAACGGTTTTGTCGGAACCGTGGGAACCTGATGGTGCAG AACAAacgaaagaagagaaagaagaaaaagaaggttcTAGACCAGGCTGTTGCTTCTGGGAATGTTCCACATAGCCCAGAGGAGCTGGAGACTATGTGGCTGATCCTGGCTGAGCAGCTGCAGTGTTGTACCCAG GATCCTGAACTCAATGTAGAATCCATGGTTCCCTTTGATGCGGCCTCAGAAGTGCCAGTGGAAGAGCAGCGAGCAGAAGCCATGGTGCGGATACAAGACTGTCTCCTTTCTGGTCGGGCCCCACAGGCCCTGGCTCTATTGAGATCTGCCCG AGAAGTGTGGCCAGAAGGAGATGTATTTGGCTCTCAAAACATTTCCCCTGAGGAAGAGATGCAGTTGCTGAAACAAATCCTCTCTGCTCCACTGCCCC GACAGCAGGGGCGAGAGGAAAGAGgaatagaggaagaggaggaagaggaggaggaggaggagttgcaAGTCGTCCAggtgtcagagaaagagtttaaCTTCCTGGACTACCTGAAACG CTTTGCATGTTCAACTGTTGTGCAAGCCTATGTACTGCTGCTTCGGAGCTACCAGCAGAATAGTGCCCACACTAATCACTGTGTGGTCAAGATGCTGCACCGGCTGGCCCATGATCTCAAGATGGAAGCCCTGCTTTTCCAGCTCTCAGTCTTTTGCCTCTTTAATCGTCTGCTTAGTGACCCTGCTGCTGGAGCCTACAAA GAGCTAGTAACTTTTGCCAAGTACATTCTGGGCAAGTTCTTTGCACTGGCTGCAGTCAACCAGAAAGCCTTTGTGGAGCTTCTGTTCTGGAAGAACACAGCTGTGGTTCGAGAGATGACTGAGGGCTATGGTTCCCTGGATGACAG GTCTTCCAGTCGCAGAGGCCCTGTGTGGAGTCCTGAGGAAGAAGCTCAGCTTCGAGAATTATACCTTGCCCATAAGGATGTGGAAG GTCAGGATGTGGTAGAAGCCATCTTGGCACACCTGAATACTGTTCCAAGAACACGAAAGCAGGTCATCCACCACCTGGTACGGCTGGGACTAGCTGATAGTGTCAAAGATTTCCAAAG AAAAGGAACCAATATTGTATTGTGGACAGAAGATCAGGAGCTGGAGCTGCAACGGCTTTTTGAGGAGTTCCAGGATTCAGATG ATGTCCTTGGTCATATCATGAAGAATATAACAGCCAAACGCTCACGGGCTCGAATAGTGGATAAACTTCTGGCTCTGGGGCTGGTAGCTGAGAGGCGGGAGTTGTACAAGAAACGGAGGAAGAAATTGGTGCCCTCCAACATG CCCAAAGATGAGGGGTCCCTGCAAGATTTTTGTCAGGAAGATCTTCAAGATGAGGAACCCTTGCCAGAGGAAGAGAATGAGGAGgatgaagagaaagaggaaagctTGGATGCAGAACAAGACCAAGGTGGCTCATTTCTTTCAACTGAAAACCTTGGTCAAGGCCTACATCAAGAAG GCTTTTCTGCTCCCCTCCTATGGCTCCACAACTGCCTGATTCGAGCAGCAGATGATCGGGAAGAAGATG GCTGCTCCCAGGCAGCTCCACTGGTACCACTgacagaagaaaatgaggaagcaATGGAAAATGAACAGTTTCGGCAGTTACTGTACAAGCTAGGGATCCGGCCACCTGTCTCTGGTCAG GAAACTTTCTGGCGAATCCCAGCCAAACTGAGCCCTACTCAGCTCCGGAGAGCGGCATCTGCTTTGGGTCAaccagagaaggaggagaagctgCAGCCAGAACTAGAACCAAGAGACGTTGGAGAGCAAGGCTCCAGTGAGGAGCACCAAGCAGAAGCCCTGAGAGCCCTCTTGTTGGCCCGCAAAAAGAAAGTAGACCTTGCGCCCTCAGAGG TAACTTCAGAGGAAGGAACTCCTGGTGGGAAAGAGCAGCTAAAGATAGCAACCAAGAAGCGACACCTGCTGGACAGTGATGAGGAACAGGAGGAAGACGAGGGTAGAAGCAAAG CACCAGAGATGGGAGCGCCAATACTCCAAAAGAAGAAACGGTTTCTGATTGAAGATGAAGATGAGAGTGACTGA